In the genome of Xanthocytophaga agilis, one region contains:
- a CDS encoding Gfo/Idh/MocA family oxidoreductase, which translates to MKKNTTDHSNSRRKFLKNSALAASSFMIVPRHVLGKGFIPPSDKLNIAGIGVGGMGAANLRNLAPTENIVALCDVDDAYAAKTYDTYPNAKRHKDYRKMLEQQKDIDAVVIATPDHLHAVQTVAAMKAGKHVYVQKPLTYTLHEARELAKLAKAMPKIVTQMGNQGHSNDDARLINEIIAADMIGKVTEVHVWTNRPIWPQGIAFPTDAPATPPSLDWDLFLGPAQPRTYNPAYHPFKWRGWVDYGVGALGDMGAHLIDHPVWALGLGAPTHVEASSSQFNGQTYPVASIVYYDFAARGKMPAVRLTWYDGGLLPERPKELLPEEKIDRGGGVLYIGSKGKLMHDTYGSKPRLLPTTKMQDFKAPKQLFPRVGMSHERNWAEACKGNGKANCPFDYAGPLTETMLLGVMALRMPGQKLTWDSANMQFPGTPDLNQYVTRTYRSGFEL; encoded by the coding sequence ATGAAAAAAAATACAACAGATCACTCAAACAGCAGACGAAAGTTTTTGAAAAATTCTGCACTAGCAGCATCTTCATTTATGATTGTACCAAGGCATGTATTAGGCAAAGGATTTATTCCTCCATCTGATAAATTAAATATTGCCGGGATTGGTGTAGGGGGTATGGGAGCTGCTAATTTGCGCAATCTGGCACCTACCGAGAATATTGTAGCATTATGTGATGTAGATGATGCGTATGCAGCCAAAACATACGATACCTATCCCAATGCTAAACGCCATAAGGATTATCGTAAAATGCTGGAGCAGCAAAAAGATATAGATGCAGTAGTAATTGCCACTCCAGATCACTTACATGCAGTACAAACAGTAGCAGCTATGAAGGCTGGCAAGCATGTGTATGTACAAAAACCATTGACATATACATTGCATGAAGCACGGGAGCTTGCCAAATTAGCTAAGGCAATGCCTAAAATTGTCACCCAGATGGGAAACCAAGGTCATTCCAATGACGATGCCCGCTTAATCAATGAGATTATTGCTGCAGATATGATTGGCAAAGTTACTGAAGTCCATGTATGGACCAATCGACCTATCTGGCCACAAGGTATCGCATTCCCTACAGATGCTCCTGCCACTCCTCCTTCATTGGATTGGGATCTATTTTTAGGACCGGCTCAACCAAGAACCTATAATCCAGCCTATCACCCATTTAAATGGAGAGGATGGGTAGATTATGGTGTTGGTGCATTAGGTGATATGGGAGCTCACCTGATAGATCACCCTGTATGGGCACTAGGGTTGGGAGCACCCACACATGTAGAAGCCTCTTCTTCTCAGTTTAATGGACAAACCTATCCGGTGGCCTCTATTGTATATTATGATTTTGCAGCCAGAGGTAAAATGCCAGCAGTTCGTTTGACCTGGTATGATGGTGGACTGTTGCCAGAAAGACCGAAAGAACTTTTACCTGAAGAAAAGATAGATCGTGGAGGTGGTGTACTTTATATAGGGAGCAAAGGAAAACTTATGCATGATACCTATGGAAGTAAGCCACGTCTGCTCCCAACTACAAAGATGCAGGATTTTAAAGCTCCCAAACAACTATTCCCACGAGTAGGAATGAGTCATGAGCGCAACTGGGCTGAGGCTTGTAAAGGAAATGGCAAGGCTAATTGTCCGTTTGATTATGCAGGTCCACTTACTGAAACTATGTTATTGGGAGTAATGGCTTTACGCATGCCAGGACAAAAACTGACATGGGATTCTGCCAATATGCAGTTTCCAGGAACACCAGATTTAAATCAATATGTAACGAGAACATATCGTTCTGGTTTCGAACTATAA
- a CDS encoding glycosyltransferase family 39 protein — MNLRSIKNLSPIILSYYSIIFIGCFLAIFQFLYNRSLWYDEAMLAVNIVSKDFNQLLKPLDKDQVAPIGFLFVEKINTLIFGNNEYALRLFPLLCFLASIPFYYLFTYKLTNDQKIALAATTFFSISFFLIKYSDEVKQYSTDVFFCVLIYHTTLHFQSDKAKSFIVYTLTGCIAVWFSNVSVIILFTCGLYIMHQEIYKKRQFRSMIPIVFWTASFATYYLLFIHNHPTQKLMVTFWKDAFLPLNPFSKNFYIFLFNTVKGIYSELISYFPLWPIPCILSTTGIWFLLKKKNCIILYLLLFPLFTHLLLSGLKLYPFFNRLVLYLVPLLILLYILSLCEVFEWINASYKKLPEWLLLVPIVIILGPLAVKFPFTKEEINKTLDYVKAHSKTNDHIYVYTGAIPGLEFYQKTRRDTLTNPLIYGTNHRDQNAAYDAELTKLKGKVWLIFSHIYEYAGPTHTEETYMIDFLLKHKAIIVDKKEFPGTSCYYMEIY; from the coding sequence ATGAACCTACGTTCTATAAAGAACCTTTCTCCAATTATTCTCTCCTATTACAGTATCATTTTCATAGGTTGCTTTCTGGCCATATTTCAATTCCTCTATAATAGAAGTCTCTGGTATGATGAAGCAATGCTTGCAGTAAATATTGTTTCAAAAGACTTTAATCAACTGTTAAAACCTCTTGATAAAGATCAGGTAGCACCCATAGGTTTTCTGTTCGTTGAAAAAATAAATACCCTCATCTTTGGCAATAATGAATACGCATTAAGGCTTTTTCCACTTCTCTGCTTTCTGGCATCTATCCCATTTTATTATCTTTTCACTTATAAGCTGACAAACGATCAGAAGATTGCTTTAGCTGCAACCACATTTTTTAGTATCTCTTTTTTTCTTATCAAATATTCAGATGAGGTAAAACAGTATTCTACAGATGTCTTCTTTTGTGTTTTGATCTATCACACTACTCTTCACTTCCAGTCAGACAAAGCAAAATCTTTTATAGTATATACTCTAACAGGTTGTATAGCAGTCTGGTTTTCGAACGTATCTGTTATCATTTTATTTACCTGTGGATTATATATTATGCATCAGGAGATTTATAAGAAGCGACAGTTTCGTAGTATGATTCCTATTGTGTTCTGGACAGCCTCTTTTGCAACATATTACCTATTGTTTATACATAATCACCCAACTCAAAAGTTGATGGTTACATTCTGGAAAGATGCCTTTCTTCCTCTGAATCCCTTTTCTAAAAACTTTTATATTTTCTTATTCAATACTGTAAAAGGAATCTATAGTGAGCTTATCTCCTATTTTCCTTTATGGCCTATACCATGTATACTTTCAACTACAGGAATTTGGTTTCTTTTAAAAAAGAAAAACTGCATTATTCTGTATCTGCTTCTTTTTCCATTATTTACTCACCTCTTATTGTCAGGTTTGAAGTTATATCCATTCTTCAACAGATTGGTTTTATATTTAGTCCCACTTCTAATCCTGTTATATATACTGAGTTTGTGTGAGGTCTTTGAATGGATTAATGCATCCTACAAAAAATTACCCGAATGGCTGCTGCTGGTACCTATTGTGATCATTCTGGGGCCTCTGGCTGTGAAATTTCCTTTTACAAAAGAAGAAATCAATAAAACTTTGGATTATGTGAAAGCCCATAGTAAAACAAATGATCATATTTATGTGTATACTGGAGCAATTCCAGGATTGGAGTTTTATCAGAAAACCAGAAGGGATACATTAACAAATCCTCTTATCTATGGAACAAACCATAGAGATCAGAATGCAGCATATGATGCCGAATTAACAAAGCTAAAAGGAAAGGTATGGCTTATATTTTCTCACATCTATGAGTATGCCGGCCCAACTCATACAGAAGAGACGTATATGATAGACTTTTTGCTAAAACACAAAGCAATCATAGTGGATAAGAAAGAATTTCCGGGTACTTCCTGTTATTATATGGAGATCTATTGA
- the glpK gene encoding glycerol kinase GlpK: protein MYILAIDQGTTSSRAIAFDQAGNIVHIAQKEFKQYFPQPGWVEHDANEIWTSVGSVIGELLSKLTAKKIAAIGITNQRETTLLWDKNTGEPIYHAIVWQSRQTVSICEEWKQKGYSDAVRQRTGLLIDAYFSASKIRWILTNVPGAKAKAENGELLFGTIDTWLVWKMTRGKAHVTDYTNASRTMLYNIHTLQWDKELLSLFGIPESILPEVRSCSEVYGYTTAAFGGEEVPIAGIAGDQQAALFGQACFEAGMAKNTYGTGCFMLMNTGAKAVSSQNGLLTTIAWGIGGKTEYALEGSIFVAGSAIQWLRDGLRILQKSSDSEKQAYSLASNDGVYVVPAFVGLGTPYWDSDTRGAIFGLTRGTQREHLVRATLEAIAYQTKDVLNAMQQDSGIELKNLRVDGGAVANNFLMQFQSDLLGVPVVRPVVNETTALGAAYLAGLATGYWKDRNEIAQRWQAQNTFTPQMPIAETTKLYKGWQKAVEAARLFK from the coding sequence ATGTATATTCTTGCTATAGACCAGGGCACAACCAGTTCACGTGCCATTGCTTTTGACCAAGCTGGAAACATAGTTCACATTGCACAAAAAGAATTCAAACAATACTTTCCTCAACCAGGTTGGGTCGAACATGACGCCAATGAAATCTGGACTTCAGTTGGTTCTGTTATAGGTGAGTTACTTTCCAAATTAACAGCCAAAAAGATAGCAGCCATTGGCATTACCAATCAGCGGGAAACCACTCTACTCTGGGATAAGAATACAGGAGAGCCAATATATCATGCTATTGTATGGCAATCCAGGCAGACTGTTAGTATTTGTGAGGAGTGGAAACAAAAAGGCTATTCAGATGCTGTACGTCAAAGGACAGGATTACTAATAGATGCCTACTTTTCGGCCAGTAAAATCCGGTGGATTCTTACCAATGTACCTGGAGCAAAAGCCAAGGCAGAAAATGGAGAACTTTTGTTTGGAACAATTGATACTTGGCTGGTCTGGAAAATGACACGTGGAAAAGCCCATGTTACAGACTATACAAACGCTTCCCGCACAATGCTGTATAATATACATACTCTCCAATGGGATAAAGAGTTATTGAGTTTATTTGGAATTCCTGAATCTATATTACCTGAAGTCCGATCTTGCTCAGAGGTATATGGCTACACAACGGCTGCTTTTGGAGGAGAAGAAGTTCCGATAGCAGGTATTGCGGGAGATCAGCAGGCAGCGTTATTCGGGCAAGCCTGTTTTGAAGCAGGGATGGCTAAAAATACATACGGAACAGGATGTTTTATGCTAATGAATACAGGAGCAAAGGCAGTTTCTTCTCAAAATGGCCTGCTCACAACCATTGCATGGGGAATTGGAGGAAAAACAGAGTATGCATTGGAAGGAAGTATTTTTGTGGCTGGCTCAGCTATTCAATGGTTGAGAGATGGTTTGCGAATATTGCAGAAGTCTTCCGATAGTGAAAAACAAGCGTATTCACTTGCCAGCAATGATGGTGTTTATGTTGTTCCTGCCTTTGTTGGCTTAGGTACACCCTATTGGGATAGTGATACCCGGGGTGCTATTTTCGGATTGACCCGAGGCACACAACGTGAACATCTGGTACGGGCAACACTGGAAGCAATAGCCTATCAAACCAAAGATGTACTCAATGCAATGCAACAAGACTCAGGTATAGAATTAAAGAACCTACGTGTAGATGGAGGAGCTGTAGCCAATAACTTTCTTATGCAATTTCAGAGTGACCTGCTAGGTGTTCCGGTTGTTCGTCCGGTTGTTAATGAAACTACTGCTCTTGGAGCCGCTTATCTGGCAGGTTTAGCAACAGGTTACTGGAAAGATCGCAATGAAATAGCCCAACGTTGGCAGGCTCAGAACACCTTCACACCTCAAATGCCAATTGCAGAAACAACTAAGCTCTATAAAGGCTGGCAAAAAGCAGTAGAAGCAGCCCGTCTGTTTAAGTAG
- a CDS encoding DUF2461 domain-containing protein, with amino-acid sequence MQTALTFLNQLKDNNTREWFQEHKYEYEQSRSVFIQLVKEILAAMAPFEPELSELDAKSCVFRIYRDVRFSKDKSPYKTHYGAWIANANKSLVWPGYYIHIQPGESFLAGGLWMPPAEQLKKIRQEIDYNGHKLHEIVNNTTFQNFFKDFSEEEKLKTAPKGYPSDHPDIEWLKLKSFTVSCRIKDAELSKKTFKDTCIEVFQAIKPLNDFLKTSIE; translated from the coding sequence ATGCAAACCGCTTTAACCTTTCTCAATCAGCTTAAAGATAACAATACACGTGAATGGTTTCAGGAACATAAATACGAATATGAACAAAGTCGTTCAGTATTTATTCAATTGGTGAAAGAAATCCTGGCAGCTATGGCACCTTTTGAACCTGAATTATCAGAACTAGACGCCAAAAGCTGTGTATTCCGAATCTATAGGGATGTTCGGTTCTCAAAAGACAAAAGTCCATATAAAACTCACTATGGTGCCTGGATTGCCAATGCTAATAAAAGTCTGGTTTGGCCAGGGTATTATATACATATTCAACCGGGTGAGTCTTTTCTGGCAGGAGGACTCTGGATGCCACCAGCCGAACAATTAAAAAAAATCCGTCAGGAAATAGACTACAATGGGCATAAGCTTCATGAGATTGTGAATAATACAACCTTTCAAAATTTCTTCAAAGACTTCTCTGAAGAGGAAAAATTAAAAACAGCACCCAAAGGATATCCCTCTGACCATCCTGATATTGAATGGCTTAAACTAAAAAGTTTTACTGTTTCATGTAGGATTAAGGATGCAGAACTCAGTAAAAAAACATTCAAGGATACTTGTATTGAGGTATTTCAGGCAATCAAACCTTTAAATGATTTTCTAAAAACCTCCATTGAATAA
- a CDS encoding 2-hydroxyacid dehydrogenase, producing MKVAFFSAKPYEKSFFEDANRSRHYSLNYLDIPLNVHTANLAKGADVVCIFVNDKADAKVIKVLGQNGIRLIALRCAGYNNVDLSACREEGIQVVRVPAYSPYSVAEHTVALILTLNRKTHRAYNRVKEGNFSLDGLMGFDLHGKTVGMIGLGKIGLITAKILKGFGCRVLGYDIAEDKEAKQIGVEYVSLQELLHTSDIISLHCPLTPQTHHIINKETISQMKKGVMIINTGRGALIDAKAAIRGLKNEHIGYMGLDVYEEEADLFFEDLSEKVIKDDVFMRLLTFPNVLITGHQAFFTQNAMHNIAETTLQSIHEYEQKLPLTNQVKV from the coding sequence ATGAAAGTTGCTTTTTTTAGTGCGAAACCTTATGAGAAATCATTTTTTGAGGATGCCAATCGTTCCCGACATTATAGCTTGAACTATCTGGATATTCCATTAAACGTTCATACAGCTAATTTGGCAAAAGGAGCAGATGTTGTTTGCATTTTTGTAAATGACAAAGCGGATGCCAAGGTAATTAAAGTTCTTGGACAAAATGGTATACGATTAATTGCTTTGAGATGTGCAGGGTATAATAATGTGGATTTGTCTGCATGTAGAGAAGAAGGAATACAGGTAGTACGTGTGCCAGCTTACTCACCTTATTCGGTTGCTGAACATACTGTTGCCCTCATACTTACACTCAATCGCAAAACACATAGGGCGTACAACAGAGTGAAAGAAGGCAATTTTTCCTTAGATGGTCTAATGGGTTTTGATCTACATGGAAAAACTGTAGGTATGATAGGACTCGGGAAAATTGGATTGATTACCGCAAAGATACTCAAAGGATTTGGATGTAGAGTATTAGGGTATGACATCGCAGAAGATAAAGAAGCTAAACAAATAGGAGTGGAGTATGTTTCTCTGCAAGAGCTTTTGCATACTTCAGATATTATTTCTCTGCATTGTCCCTTAACTCCACAAACACATCATATCATCAATAAAGAGACAATCAGTCAGATGAAGAAAGGAGTCATGATTATCAATACAGGGCGTGGAGCATTGATTGATGCAAAAGCAGCTATCCGGGGTTTAAAAAATGAACATATTGGTTATATGGGTCTTGATGTATATGAAGAAGAGGCAGATTTGTTTTTTGAAGACTTGTCAGAAAAAGTAATCAAAGACGATGTGTTTATGAGACTATTGACATTTCCTAATGTGCTTATTACGGGGCATCAGGCTTTTTTTACCCAAAATGCTATGCATAATATTGCAGAAACAACTTTGCAGAGTATTCATGAGTATGAGCAAAAGCTTCCTTTGACAAATCAGGTAAAAGTTTGA
- a CDS encoding ABC transporter ATP-binding protein, giving the protein MNPYLSLIRTAWSYARQERKRFLVIYALFILSNLLNALNPIFFGWFVNKIQHDKTRVLEYAGFYAAVYMGIKLLQWSLHGPARVMERQLAFSLSRNFLQEMYHQVLHLPIKWHQDHHSGSTINRIRKAYEALKNFFDGGFQYLNALSKFVFSFAAMLYFSPIFGGIGVALGIITVWIIFKFDKPFIKTLEEVNEKEHVVSSTLFDSLSNIITVITLRLEKSMEAGLMSKVKDLLPPLRRNVIINEWKWFSADTLVAVTYAIITVGYVYQNWTPGEVFYVGGLVTLLGYVNQFTSVFHDVAYQYTQVIQYNTDVQTAKDISLTYLNQHRPEAQVAMPDYWHTIDISNLNFTHQENVIQKGQKPPQKLQNINLTIRRGQRIAFIGESGSGKSTLLKVLRGLYEPEPGFEVTINGDHQNEWGTLTNTMTLFPQEPEIFENTIEYNITLGLPFTKEEVWQVCEGAHFASVAKNLPNGLESMIQEKGVNISGGQKQRLALARGILAAQSSHIVLLDEPTSSIDPRTEVKIYENLFKEFSDKAVISSLHRLHLLRYFDYIYVLQNGSIVDEGSFDKLYTSSHVFQEMWRHQESHVATAMA; this is encoded by the coding sequence TTGAATCCTTATTTATCACTCATTCGCACAGCATGGAGCTATGCGCGTCAGGAACGGAAACGTTTTCTCGTTATTTATGCGTTGTTTATCTTATCTAACCTGCTCAACGCCCTGAATCCAATCTTTTTTGGTTGGTTTGTGAATAAAATCCAACATGACAAAACACGTGTTTTAGAGTATGCAGGCTTTTATGCCGCAGTGTATATGGGGATAAAGCTCCTTCAATGGTCGCTTCATGGCCCTGCGCGTGTTATGGAACGGCAACTGGCGTTTAGCTTAAGCCGGAACTTTCTACAGGAAATGTATCATCAGGTACTTCATTTGCCTATCAAATGGCATCAGGATCACCATAGTGGATCAACTATCAATCGTATCCGTAAAGCATACGAAGCACTTAAAAACTTCTTTGATGGTGGATTTCAATACCTGAATGCACTTTCTAAATTCGTATTTTCCTTTGCTGCGATGCTTTATTTTTCACCCATATTTGGAGGAATTGGCGTAGCACTGGGAATTATTACGGTATGGATTATCTTCAAATTTGATAAGCCGTTCATTAAAACACTGGAAGAGGTGAATGAGAAAGAACATGTGGTCTCTTCTACTTTATTTGACAGTTTATCTAACATTATCACAGTCATCACCTTACGACTGGAAAAAAGTATGGAGGCTGGGCTAATGAGCAAAGTAAAAGATCTTCTTCCTCCCCTGCGTCGCAATGTAATTATAAATGAGTGGAAATGGTTTTCGGCAGATACACTTGTTGCTGTCACATATGCAATTATTACAGTTGGATATGTCTATCAAAACTGGACTCCGGGCGAAGTATTCTACGTAGGTGGTCTTGTAACCCTTCTTGGGTATGTAAATCAATTCACCAGTGTTTTTCATGATGTTGCTTACCAGTACACTCAAGTAATTCAATACAATACTGACGTTCAAACAGCAAAAGACATCAGTTTGACTTATTTAAACCAGCACCGTCCGGAAGCCCAGGTTGCAATGCCTGATTATTGGCACACAATAGACATTTCTAATCTGAATTTTACACATCAGGAGAATGTAATTCAAAAAGGGCAAAAACCACCACAAAAACTACAGAATATTAATCTGACGATACGACGTGGTCAACGTATAGCATTCATTGGGGAAAGTGGAAGTGGTAAAAGTACGTTGCTCAAAGTATTGCGTGGGCTGTATGAGCCGGAGCCAGGCTTTGAAGTTACAATTAATGGAGATCATCAAAATGAATGGGGAACATTGACCAATACAATGACCTTATTCCCTCAGGAGCCTGAAATCTTTGAAAATACCATTGAATATAATATCACTCTGGGATTGCCATTCACCAAGGAAGAAGTATGGCAGGTTTGCGAAGGAGCACACTTTGCTTCTGTCGCTAAAAACCTTCCGAATGGCCTAGAGTCAATGATTCAGGAGAAAGGCGTCAATATTTCAGGTGGACAAAAACAAAGACTGGCACTAGCCCGAGGTATTCTGGCAGCACAAAGCAGCCATATTGTACTACTGGACGAACCGACAAGTAGCATTGATCCAAGAACAGAAGTGAAGATTTATGAAAACCTTTTCAAAGAATTTTCAGATAAAGCAGTGATATCATCACTGCATCGTCTGCACTTACTGCGCTACTTTGACTATATCTATGTTCTTCAAAACGGATCCATTGTAGATGAAGGATCCTTTGACAAACTGTATACAAGTAGTCACGTATTTCAGGAAATGTGGCGTCATCAGGAAAGCCATGTAGCTACAGCAATGGCATAG
- a CDS encoding phosphotriesterase has product MKTVTRREFIRVSSGVLSGLLIAPSIALSLQRIPPRIQCVTTSKEASFMGVSLIHEHILVDFIGADKYNPNRWYRDQVLKKVLPYLQEVKALGCQTIVDCTPAYLGRDPLLLKLVSQATGIQIITNTGYYGARQNKFLPAFAFTETADQLASRWVREFKRGIDDTGIKPGFIKIGVDPEPLSPIHQKLVQAAARTHLKTGMVIASHTGPAIPAFEQMEILRNEGVHPQAFIWVHAQSEPEKEKYIEAVNEGAWVSLDGLSDQNVDEYLQLLRFMKEKQLWHRTLISHDAGWYHPGEPKGGDFRPFTTIHKKLLPLMAQNGFTQVEIDQLLKINPANAFAIRIKPLVK; this is encoded by the coding sequence ATGAAAACGGTGACCCGACGCGAGTTTATACGAGTTTCTTCCGGAGTCCTTAGTGGATTACTAATTGCTCCATCTATTGCTCTCTCCTTACAACGAATACCCCCCAGAATTCAGTGTGTGACAACCAGCAAAGAGGCATCCTTTATGGGTGTGTCACTCATTCACGAGCATATTCTGGTGGATTTCATAGGAGCAGATAAGTATAATCCAAATCGGTGGTACAGGGATCAGGTCTTAAAGAAAGTGTTACCTTATTTGCAGGAAGTAAAAGCTTTGGGGTGTCAGACTATTGTGGACTGTACACCCGCTTATTTGGGAAGAGATCCTCTTTTGCTAAAATTAGTCTCACAGGCGACAGGAATACAGATTATTACCAATACAGGATACTATGGTGCCAGACAGAATAAATTTCTACCAGCTTTTGCATTTACAGAAACAGCAGATCAATTGGCAAGCCGATGGGTGCGTGAATTCAAGCGGGGAATTGATGATACAGGTATTAAACCTGGTTTTATAAAAATAGGAGTAGACCCGGAACCCTTATCGCCTATTCATCAGAAGCTGGTACAGGCTGCTGCACGTACACATTTAAAAACAGGAATGGTTATCGCTTCTCATACAGGACCTGCGATACCTGCTTTTGAGCAGATGGAAATATTACGAAATGAGGGGGTACATCCACAGGCATTTATCTGGGTACATGCACAATCTGAACCTGAAAAAGAAAAGTATATAGAGGCTGTAAATGAAGGAGCTTGGGTGAGTCTGGATGGATTGAGTGATCAGAATGTGGATGAGTATCTGCAATTGCTACGTTTTATGAAAGAAAAGCAATTATGGCATAGAACACTGATTTCACATGATGCCGGATGGTATCATCCAGGAGAACCTAAAGGTGGAGATTTTCGCCCCTTTACAACTATTCATAAAAAATTGCTTCCTCTGATGGCGCAGAATGGTTTTACGCAAGTTGAAATAGATCAGCTTCTAAAGATTAATCCTGCTAATGCATTTGCCATTCGTATAAAACCTTTGGTTAAATAA
- a CDS encoding CPBP family intramembrane glutamic endopeptidase, whose protein sequence is MKKIIHYLLTHIRQDFTLRTYGLVTLFLIVSISFNYYVDLEDSIIDSYVGSPQRYLWYFLLYSFSYYGTIGILRITGQLSKKSLDKNFWVYSLFGMLVLSIEPEFSYSVGSYVSKLDSSLYYWNYKLAHELAPLVCTLIPLALFYVYYRPRPETFYGLTFYKVDLKPYFIMWLIMIPPIIWASFQPDFLETYPTYRSPLPDEQLGLPKGVLAFIYELAYGSAFVMTELIFRGFLVIGIAVIIGKEAILPMVVTYAFLHFGKPLGETIGAIFGGYILGVIALYSRNIWGGVAIHLGVAWLMEVAAWIQKGLK, encoded by the coding sequence ATGAAGAAAATTATACATTATCTTCTTACACATATTCGTCAGGATTTTACGCTAAGAACATATGGATTAGTTACCTTGTTTCTGATAGTTAGTATTTCTTTTAACTATTATGTTGATCTGGAGGATAGTATTATTGACAGCTATGTGGGGAGCCCACAACGTTACTTGTGGTATTTTCTTTTGTATAGCTTTTCCTATTATGGTACAATTGGAATTTTACGAATAACCGGACAGTTGTCTAAAAAGTCTCTCGATAAAAACTTTTGGGTATATAGTTTATTTGGAATGCTTGTTCTGAGCATAGAACCTGAATTTTCGTATTCCGTTGGTTCATATGTAAGCAAATTGGATAGTAGCTTATATTACTGGAATTATAAACTGGCACATGAATTAGCTCCATTGGTATGCACTTTGATTCCATTGGCTCTGTTTTATGTTTATTACCGTCCTCGGCCGGAAACTTTCTATGGCCTCACTTTTTATAAGGTTGATTTGAAACCTTATTTTATTATGTGGTTGATTATGATACCTCCCATTATCTGGGCCTCTTTTCAACCAGACTTTCTGGAGACCTATCCTACCTATAGATCTCCATTACCAGATGAACAGTTGGGTTTACCAAAGGGTGTATTGGCATTTATCTATGAACTGGCTTATGGCTCTGCATTTGTGATGACTGAGTTAATTTTCAGAGGTTTTCTGGTGATTGGCATTGCAGTAATAATTGGGAAGGAGGCAATTTTACCTATGGTTGTTACCTATGCGTTTTTGCATTTTGGTAAACCTTTGGGAGAGACTATCGGAGCTATTTTTGGAGGATATATATTAGGGGTTATTGCATTGTATAGTCGAAATATATGGGGTGGGGTAGCTATTCATTTGGGCGTTGCCTGGTTGATGGAAGTTGCAGCCTGGATTCAAAAAGGATTAAAGTGA
- a CDS encoding VOC family protein produces the protein MSLPRLYQLGVLSVFTLICCAFIPTDQQETPPIMLDNIHYFVNDPKAAKDFFVKHFQAKPLARPDKNPLSFIDYLEVRPEQASIAISPRGPYQGMYMQEDPIRWKRTSVKVSAKTPPTYGVHWLALRTESIKYSLKSLEAQGIKVISTEVDIPGESSKAAMIWGPEYTRIVIIQRNRERSQETLYGIDHVMLLVENLEKNINFFKDVYNGEILKRNNLYCKMKVGDHILIMAVPEALNIPSNTVHKMDTMQFRPGIEQIGFLYKDPQPAYQAAAIKGYEFNLRPSRLIYRNKPTPYITAITHSPEGIYCEMYAEDGREGPRTVYINQPSETMSGNKKDK, from the coding sequence ATGTCTTTGCCAAGACTTTATCAGTTGGGCGTGCTATCTGTGTTTACACTGATTTGCTGTGCCTTTATACCCACAGATCAACAGGAAACACCTCCAATCATGCTGGATAATATTCACTATTTTGTGAATGATCCTAAAGCAGCCAAAGATTTTTTTGTCAAGCACTTTCAGGCAAAGCCATTGGCAAGACCAGACAAAAATCCTCTTTCGTTTATCGACTATCTTGAAGTAAGACCAGAACAAGCCTCTATAGCTATTTCACCTCGTGGGCCTTATCAGGGTATGTATATGCAGGAAGATCCTATCCGCTGGAAACGGACATCGGTTAAAGTCTCAGCAAAAACACCACCTACCTATGGTGTACATTGGCTTGCCTTACGCACAGAAAGTATTAAATACTCACTGAAGTCACTAGAAGCACAAGGTATAAAAGTAATATCGACTGAAGTCGATATTCCAGGAGAATCGTCCAAAGCTGCAATGATATGGGGGCCAGAATACACCCGTATTGTTATCATACAACGTAATCGGGAACGATCACAGGAAACACTGTATGGCATTGACCATGTGATGTTGCTGGTTGAGAATCTGGAAAAAAATATCAACTTCTTTAAGGATGTGTATAATGGGGAAATTTTAAAGAGAAATAATCTTTACTGCAAAATGAAAGTAGGAGACCATATACTCATTATGGCAGTTCCAGAGGCGTTGAACATTCCATCAAACACTGTTCATAAAATGGATACTATGCAGTTCAGACCTGGAATAGAACAGATAGGATTTCTATACAAAGACCCTCAGCCTGCGTATCAGGCTGCAGCCATTAAAGGTTATGAATTTAACCTCCGTCCTTCCCGGTTAATTTATCGTAATAAGCCTACCCCTTATATAACAGCCATTACACATTCGCCAGAAGGAATCTATTGCGAGATGTATGCAGAAGACGGAAGAGAAGGACCTCGTACAGTTTACATCAATCAGCCTTCAGAAACAATGAGTGGCAATAAAAAAGACAAATGA